AGTCCCGGCCCAATCTCCAAGACCACATCACTCTTGCCAAGTTCCGCCGCCTCGGCAATCTCCGCCAAGATTTCTGGGTCGCGCAGCCAGTGCTGGCCTAATTCTTTTTTCGGCCCAAGCGCTGACGCCATCTAACGCCCGTCCCCGTTCGTCCAGTCAGTCGCCAGGTCAAATCCATGCGGATGCCGAGCAGCAAACCCGCCAGTATCATACACCTTGCCAGGACCCATGCTGGTTTCCACCACCGAACAGCGCGGATAATTACCATAATTCGCCGCCACCAAAATATAGCCATCCTTGTCCACCTTGGCGCCATCTGCCCGCACGGTATAGCCACCGCCGCCACACGCATTGATGACGACATTCATTGGCAGGTCATAATAAGTTTCGCGGTGCGCCACGCCGCGTGAATCAGTAAAGATATGCGCACCCTTTGACTTCGTTAGTGGATTTTTTGGCTTGGTGCCGACCACTTCGATTTGCTTTTTGGGCTGTTTGCTGATACGACTACTTATTTCCTTACGGCTGATCTCAACACCGCGCTCGGCCTGAGCCTGGTAAGTCACGGTACGAATACCCTTTTCGCCCAGCTGCTTAATTTCCTTGAAACCAATCGGCTGATTCGCATCCTTGATCTGCTCCACTGGGAAGTCAACGTCAACCTCCTCGGTCACGGTTCGCAGTGGCGCACGAGTAATGTTCATCAGCACGTTTGTCCCATCCAGCAGCATATTATCGCTCGTCATAAATTCAACCTTGTCCTCGACATATAGCGTGATCCCCGCGGCTTTGGCGATTCGCTGCGGCGTCTGCTCCGCTGTGGTAATATGTGAGCGCCGCGAACCATCAATGACCGTTACCGGCCGAGCCCGAAAAATTGTCACCGTAAATGTTGTTCCTGTTAGTTCCATGTCAATGTCTGGCTTGACAACGTCACGCCGCTCATCAACCGTTATCCGCGCCAGCTGTAACGCCTGGCGTACGGTGCGTGCTCGGGTCATGATCGTCTGCTCGCGGCCACGGTCGCGAATCGTCACCAGCCGCTCCGCTGACGACTGGGCATGATTGTCTTGTGCTTGGACAGGCTGAGATAGTAGTAAGCCAACCGTACCAGCCACGAAAGTTATGAAGCAGCCCAATAGAACAACCGGCCGCCAGCCTTTCTCTATGTGCCATTTCCACCAGTTCATTATTCTACTCAGTACCTAATTAACAGATGTATTATATCATATTTATCTAATAATTACTAGTACCACCCTCTGGCTTTACTGTGTGCCACTGCCTTCTCCCATGAGCCGTATCGCTTCATCACGTAACCATGCATCCAATTCAGCGAATCGACTGGGTTGAGCGGATTTCCTGGTACTTTACTACATGGCAGTGCCTGTGCGAGACCGCAGGCGCCACTCCGGCTGCGAGCATTCGGATTCCAGCCACTTTCTTTTTGCACCAGCCACTCGGCATAGCCCCACTGGTCACGTGGAACGTTTGACGAAGATAGCCACTGATTTTTATTGCCACCACCAGTATATGGCATAGCAGCATTCTTTGTACCGATAATTTCAACTTGTTTTTTAGGCTGTTTTGTTATTTGACTAGCAAGCTCCCGACGGCTCACCTCCTTACCATTTTGCACCTCAATCTCATAAGTCACCGTCCGCCGGCCCTTTTCGCCCGCCTCTTTCACCTCCTTGTGGCCCGTCTCGCGATTAGCATCCCGCACTGTCTCAACCGGAAAAGCGACATCTTCATCAGTGGTAATTGTCTGCTTACCGTTACGCCAAACATCCAGCCGCATACCACTGGTAATTGGCGCCTCGAGCGGCATTGATACGGTATCGTTGCTGGCCAGCTGTACATGCTTTTCCTTAAGTAGCGCGTCGACGGTCTTCGCGTGGGTGCGTACTTCAGCCAGTGACCCGTAGAGATTGAGCTGTAGCGGCGTCGCCCGCTTGATGGTCAAGACTGCATTCGTGCCGCTGGCAACCACGTTTTCGGCGGCATGAATATCGACAATATCCTCGCTATAGAGTTTGATCCCCGCCGCTTTGGCGATCGCCGTCGGGGTTTGCTCCGCCGTGGTTAGCCGAATACGCGCCTGACCATCGACTACCGTTACCGGCCGAGCCCGAAAAATATTAACGTTATATGAACTAGCGACCAGCTCTTCATCAAGTGCTGGCTCCACTACATCTCGCCGCTCATCAATGTCAATCCGCGCCGCCTTCAGTGCCTCGCGCACCGTTTTTGCCCGAGTGATAATTGTTTTCTCGACTCCCTTGTCATAAACACTCATCAGACGCTGGCCGTCGCTCCGTGATGGACGCTCGGTACCCTGTGCCAGTGCAGCATCCGCCAGCTGGATCAATGTCACTCCAAGCACGAGCAAACCGATCAATAGAAAAATCTTCTTTGAATGGTAGCGAATAGATAAACTCTTTTCCATAATCTCGCTCGTGGACAATACCACAAACTGCTATGTATTATATCAAATTTTCTCTAATCTGGCGAATTCTACATTAAGCTTCTTCGTATTACCGTCATCAAATTGTACCGTCACCGCCATCCCGTCAACGTCCACCACCTCACCCGCACCAAATTGTGGGCTTCGCACCCGATCACCCATCTCTAGACCTACATCATCAGCATAAAACACGTCATCAACTGGCGGCGCAGCAGGCGCATCCAAACCACCGCTCATCAGCCCCATCTCATCGAGAAATCGCGACGGCAGATTATAGCCAATCTGACCGAACTGCGTCCGTGAACTAGCACAGGTCACAAACAGCACCTCTCGGGCCCGCGTTATCCCCACGTAACAGAGGCGGCGCTCTTCCTCAATGTCGTCCGCCTTGCCACTATCAAATACCCGCGCGTGCGGCAGGATCCCCTCCTCCAAGCCAGTCATAAATACCACCGGAAACTCCAGGCCCTTCGCGGCGTGCAACGTCATCAAGATAACCTGCTGATCCGCTTGGCCATCGCTTGATGACATCAGCGCCATGTCTTCGAGGAATGTCGATACATCAGCGTAGGCGCGCGCCTCGGCCACCAAAACACCGAGATTTTCCAGCCGCTCTTCGGCCTGCACACTGCCGTCATTCACTGCTTCGCCGTAGCCGGTCTGCTCAATAATTTGTTCGATAACCTCGGCCGGTGCGCCGTTCAGTAATTGTTGTAATTTTTGCAGCAATTGACCAAACACCCGCAGCGACTGCTTGGCGCGAGCGCTCAACCCTACAGCCTCATCAACCGCCACCAGCCCCTCAATAATATTCCGACCCGACTGATCATTCCAGTCAAGAAATTTCGCCACACTCACCGCGCCGATACCGCGCTTTGGCAGGTTAACGATCCGCGCGAAGCTAACGCGGTCACTGGGTTGATATAATAACCGGAGATACGCCAGTGCGTCCTTGACGACTGCTCGATCCAGAAACCGCAGACCACCCACAATCTTATACGGGACGTGCCGCTGACGCAGGGCGCGCTCTATGGCGTAACTCTGGGCGTTAGTGCGGTACAGTACTGCTATATCACTATAGGCTCGACCCATCCTAGCCTGGCGATGAATTTCGTCGGCCACTGCTTGCGCCTCCTCGGCCTCGCTGTATAACTGCCACAGCTGCGGTGACATCCCACCAACCGCTTCTGTCCACAGGTTCTTGTCGGTGCGCTGGGTGTTATGTTGGATTAAGTTATTTGCCACCGTTAAAATCGCGCCCGTCGAGCGATAGTTTTGCTCTAGTTTAATCACTGCCGCACCCGGAAAGTCACGCTCAAAGTTAAGAATATTGGTATAATCTGCGCCGCGAAAACTATAAATCGACTGGGCATCGTCGCCGACCACACAGAGGTTGCGCTCTGGACCGACTAGCAACTTGATCAGTGCGTACTGCACCGCATTAGTATCCTGATACTCGTCGATGAGAATGTGGCGAAATTGCTGCTGCCATTTGTGGCGAATATCAGGCGACTGGCGCAGTAGCTCCACCGCCCTGAGCAATAAATCATCAAAATCGAGCGCCCCGGCCCGGTGCATAGCGGCCTCGTAGGCGGTAAATAATTCGGCAATTTGCTGCTTAGTGGGGCCGACCGCCTGCATCGTATACTCATCGGGTGAAAGCATGTCATTTTTTGCCGCAGAAATAGCCGCAGCGATGCGGCGCGGCTTGATATCGCGATCCGTCAGCCCGCGCGATTTCATTAACTGTTTGATCAGACCCAGCCGATCATCTTCATCATAAATAATAAAATTACGACCGAGGCCAATTGACGCCCCGTCCATCCGTAGCAGCCGCACACAAATACTATGAAATGTCCCCATCCATGGCATAAACCGTCGATCCGAGGCGTCTTCGCCCAGCATATCAGCCAAGCGCTGACGCATCTCTCGAGCAGCCTTGTTGGTGAAGGTCACCGCCAAGATGCGACTGGGAAAAATCCCTCGCTCCCTGATCAGATAGGCGATGCGATGCGTTAAGGTTTTTGTCTTACCACTCCCCGCTCCCGCTAGAATAAGCAGCGGCCCGTCATCATGCTGGACGGCTCGCCGCTGTTCGGAATTAAGCTCAGATAGGATATCCATTACTTATAGTATAGCAGGAAAAAGTACGCCGCAGCACCGCCGCCAACGCCGATAAGAGCAAAGAGAATGATCAATAGAATCGTCCCGATGCCAGATTTTTTCTTATCAGGCTGGAGCGCTTCCCCGGTGGCTGGCTGGCTGGCTGCCGCATCAAACATCGGCTCTGGATCTGGTGCGATCTCGTCACCGGCGGTGTATTGCTGAGGAATATCGCCCGGAGTGTGCGGTCGACGTGGCGTCTCATCAACTGTCTCAGCATCACTTTCGTCCATCGACTCAATCGCCATCAGCTCACTGTCTAGCTCCGATGTATCAGCGGCGGACTGCTTGGACGAAGCGCCTACCGATGTAGCATCTGCGTCGAGCTGCTCACTGACCTCGCTGGCTTCAATTTCATCAATGGTTGCTTCAAGACTCGTACGATCAGCAGCAATGTCAGTATCAGCCGCCTCATCACGATGTTCTACTACCTCGTCTCCAGCCGCCGCATCCGTCACCAGATGATCATCATCGGCCGTCAACTCATCCATGGTCAGCCCTTCACTATCAGCTGCCTTAGCCGGAGCGTCCTCTGCCAGTAAGCCTTCCTCAATAAAAGCACTGTCGGTACTAGCCTCGGCTTCACTGGCCATCGATTCATAATCAGGCACGTCCTTGGTATTGAGCGACACATTGTCTGACGTTAGACCTTCGGCCACATGCGATGGATCGGGCTGTAGAACGAGACGTGGTGGTCGACGCTTGATCTCGCGATCAGCTACCGATGAGTGAGCGGTGCTATCATCTGCCATCATATCACTTGACGTGTCCTCAGTAGTTTCAGCCATGTTAACACCCTGCTGGCCGTCATTACCAGTCCGACCGGAGAGATACGAACCAGTCGGCTGAAGCGTCACGCCGGTGCGCGGCTGATGAATACCGTGTCCACGCATGACAGACGACGGATGTACAACGTCCATGAAACGGCCAGACGGTCGACGCGAAATAGCTGGTGAGGGAGCGACAGTTGACTCGTTACCGCGTTCCGTATCCGAGGAATCGTCAGTTGGTTTTGCTGCTGACGTATCGGCCACTTTATCCTGCGGCGCGTCTGAGGCGGGTTGGTCGTCTGCCTTTTTATCTGGTGTTTTGATATCTGGAAATACCACAGCTGGTTTAGCCTCCGAGGCGGCATGTGGAAATCCATTGGCTTCCGTCGACGGTGAAGTCGTCTCCTCGGTAGAT
The window above is part of the Candidatus Saccharibacteria bacterium oral taxon 488 genome. Proteins encoded here:
- a CDS encoding DUF348 domain-containing protein, yielding MVLSTSEIMEKSLSIRYHSKKIFLLIGLLVLGVTLIQLADAALAQGTERPSRSDGQRLMSVYDKGVEKTIITRAKTVREALKAARIDIDERRDVVEPALDEELVASSYNVNIFRARPVTVVDGQARIRLTTAEQTPTAIAKAAGIKLYSEDIVDIHAAENVVASGTNAVLTIKRATPLQLNLYGSLAEVRTHAKTVDALLKEKHVQLASNDTVSMPLEAPITSGMRLDVWRNGKQTITTDEDVAFPVETVRDANRETGHKEVKEAGEKGRRTVTYEIEVQNGKEVSRRELASQITKQPKKQVEIIGTKNAAMPYTGGGNKNQWLSSSNVPRDQWGYAEWLVQKESGWNPNARSRSGACGLAQALPCSKVPGNPLNPVDSLNWMHGYVMKRYGSWEKAVAHSKARGWY
- a CDS encoding ATP-dependent DNA helicase PcrA, which translates into the protein MLSELNSEQRRAVQHDDGPLLILAGAGSGKTKTLTHRIAYLIRERGIFPSRILAVTFTNKAAREMRQRLADMLGEDASDRRFMPWMGTFHSICVRLLRMDGASIGLGRNFIIYDEDDRLGLIKQLMKSRGLTDRDIKPRRIAAAISAAKNDMLSPDEYTMQAVGPTKQQIAELFTAYEAAMHRAGALDFDDLLLRAVELLRQSPDIRHKWQQQFRHILIDEYQDTNAVQYALIKLLVGPERNLCVVGDDAQSIYSFRGADYTNILNFERDFPGAAVIKLEQNYRSTGAILTVANNLIQHNTQRTDKNLWTEAVGGMSPQLWQLYSEAEEAQAVADEIHRQARMGRAYSDIAVLYRTNAQSYAIERALRQRHVPYKIVGGLRFLDRAVVKDALAYLRLLYQPSDRVSFARIVNLPKRGIGAVSVAKFLDWNDQSGRNIIEGLVAVDEAVGLSARAKQSLRVFGQLLQKLQQLLNGAPAEVIEQIIEQTGYGEAVNDGSVQAEERLENLGVLVAEARAYADVSTFLEDMALMSSSDGQADQQVILMTLHAAKGLEFPVVFMTGLEEGILPHARVFDSGKADDIEEERRLCYVGITRAREVLFVTCASSRTQFGQIGYNLPSRFLDEMGLMSGGLDAPAAPPVDDVFYADDVGLEMGDRVRSPQFGAGEVVDVDGMAVTVQFDDGNTKKLNVEFARLEKI